The proteins below come from a single Drosophila miranda strain MSH22 chromosome Y unlocalized genomic scaffold, D.miranda_PacBio2.1 Contig_Y1_pilon, whole genome shotgun sequence genomic window:
- the LOC117189516 gene encoding uncharacterized protein LOC117189516 produces the protein MAFRIPFGKKHAKIASSFARSGAGFGGAAGLALLYYTDWKLVLQYVPIYGSKYDKAE, from the exons ATGGCTTTCCGCATCCCATTTGGCAAGAAACACGCTAAAATCGCGTCGTCCTT CGCTCGCTCTGGAGCTGGATTCGGTGGGGCCGCTGGCCTGGCTCTGCTGTACTACACCGACTGGAAGCTTGTTCTGCAGTACGTTCCAATCTATGGCTCCAAATACGACAAGGCC
- the LOC117189518 gene encoding uncharacterized protein LOC117189518 — protein MKVSIFGELNTFELLVLSSLLPGVFVFLWTLITGDIKNFKGSKLSYSEFTAQDPVNCYQNYGEKKDKDS, from the exons ATGAAGGTGTCTATATTTGGTGAACTCAACACGTTTGAGTTGCTCGTCCTGAGCAGCTTATTGCCAGGCGTCTTCGTGTTCCTGTGGACATTAATAACCGGGGATATTAAA AACTTTAAGGGAAGCAAGCTGTCCTACTCCGAATTCACCGCGCAGGATCCTGTTAACTGCTACCAGAATTACGGCGAAAAGAAAGATAAGGATTCTTAA
- the LOC117189515 gene encoding ras-related protein Rab-4B-like encodes MSETYDYLFKFLIIGSAGSGKSCLLHQFIVSKFKDDSSHTIGVEFGSRIVNVGGKSVKLQIWDTAGQERFRSVTRSYYRGAAGALLVYDATSRDSFNALTNWLNDARTLASPNIVILLVGNKKDLEEARDVTFLEASTIAQENELIFLETSAKTGENVEEAFLKCSKTILAKVETGELDPERIGSGIQYGGAALRNLQTRQRSINKPDCTCRV; translated from the exons ATGTCGGAAACATACG ATTACCTGTTCAAGTTCCTGATAATTGGAAGCGCTGGCAGCGGCAAGAGTTGTCTGTTGCATCAATTCATCGTAAGCAAAT TCAAAGACGACAGCTCCCACACCATTGGGGTGGAGTTTGGCTCGCGCATTGTAAATGTGGGTGGAAAATCGGTTAAGCTTCAAATATGGGATACCGCCGGACAGGAGAGGTTTCGATCCGTGACCAGGTCCTACTATCGCGGAGCTGCAGGTGCTCTGCTGGTCTACGATGCCACATCGCGGGACTCGTTTAATGCATTGACCAATTGGCTAAATGATGCGAGGACCTTGGCAAGCCCGAACATTGTCATTCTGCTGGTTGGAAACAAGAAGGACTTGGAAGAGGCACGCGACGTAACATTTCTCGAGGCCAGCACCATTGCCCAAGAGAACG AGCTCATCTTCTTGGAGACGAGCGCCAAGACGGGCGAGAACGTCGAGGAGGCCTTCCTCAAGTGCTCCAAGACCATCCTGGCCAAAGTTGAAACTGGCGAGTTGGATCCCGAGCGCATCGGCAGTGGCATACAGTACGGTGGAGCCGCTCTACGCAATCTACAGACTCGGCAACGGAGCATCAACAAGCCAGATTGCACCTGTCGCGTGTAG